The segment tttttttgcacATATCTTGGTAGATTCctcagattcatatatatatatatatatatatacaaataaatacatataaatgtatacatatgtatatatatgtatgtatacacacatatgtatatatacatatgtatacacacaaatatatatgtatatatatatatatatatatatgtgtgtgtgtgtgtgtgtgtgtgtgtgtatatgtatatatatatatatatatatatatatattctgtacatcATGCAAAACCACCTCATGAGGAATTCGCCAAGAGTTCCTCATCGGACGTATTAACAAGTCAAGTGGATGATtcaattatttcatttttcaccATATTTGATGGGGAACTCTTGTCGAGTTCAAAGTGTCAcactgtatttaatatatatatatatatatatatatatatatatatatatatgtgtgtgtgtgtgtgtgtgtgtgtgtgtgtgtgtgtgtgtgtgtgtatctgtgtttgtgtgtgtgtgtgtgtgtgtgtgtctgtgtttgtgtgtgtgtgtatgtgtgtgtttgtgtgtgtgtgtgtgtgtgtgtgtgtgtgtgtctgtgtgtgtgtgtgtgtgtgtgtgtctgcgtgtgtgtgtggttgtttgtggttgtgaatgtgtgtatttacatctttatcaacatctatatctgcatctataccAATATACCATAACAACTATaaagcttcctcctccttccaccctgcGTAAGCACAGGACGACGCGGCTCCCATCACCATCGCCGTGTACCTGGAGAGTCAGTGCCCAGACAGCGCCCGGTTCGTGACAGAGCAGCTTCATCCGGCGTGGCTACACCTGCGGGACATCCTCGCACTCGATATCAATTTCTATGGGAAAGCTCAGGTGCGTCGCCAGGTGGTGGGGCGGCgggatttattgatatatcttccTCTTGTTTATGttaggaagtgtgtgtgtttgctacgTGAGGGAATTTTCCTGTGggtatatagttgtatatgttataaatatacatgcacacacatatatatatgtatatatatatatatgtatataaatatataattgtttgtgtgtgtacatacatacatacacacacacacacatacaattatatatatatatatatatatatatatatatatatatatataaacatgcaagacatatacaaatgtatacaacgGAAAACGGTGCTTGAGTGTGGCGTGGACGGCTAGCCACCGAGGAGGACCAGGCGGCTGTTGGTATTCACAggatgacaagagagagagagagagagagagagagagagagagagagagagagagagagagagagagagagagagagagagagagagagagagagagagagagagagagagagaaagcgagcgggcgagagatacacacacacacacacacgctcacacacacacacacacacacacacacgcacatgtgtgtgtatgtgtatatatatatatatgtatgtatatatgtgtgtgtgtgtgtgtgtgtgtgtatgtgtttgtgctcacacacacacacacacacgcacatacacgtgtatacatatatatatatatatatatatatatatatatacacacacacatatatatatttatatatatatatatatatatagacacacacacacacacacacacacacacacacacacatatatatatatatatatatatatatatatatatatatatatatgtgtgtgtgtgtgtgtgtgtgtgtgtgtatgtgtgtgtgtgtgtgtgtgtgtgtgctcgctcgctttctctctctctctctctctctctctctctctctctctctctctctctctctctctctctgtatatatatatataaatatatatatatacatatatatatatatatgtatatatggcgggctttctctcgctcgctctctctctctctctctctctctctctctatatatatatatatatatatatatatatgtatatatatacatatatatataatatatatatatatatgtatatatgtatatatatatatataaatatatatatatatatatatatatatatatatatatatatatatatgtatatatatatggcgggctcgctcgctcgctttctctctctctttctctctctctttctcgctctctctctctctctctctctctctctctctctctctctctctctctctatatatatatatatatatatatatatatatatatatggagggccAATAagtataaagcacacacacacacacgtgtgtgtgtgtgtgtgtgtgtgtatctctcgctcgctctctctctctccctctctctctctctctctctatatatatatatacatatatatataataaatatacattcatatatatatgtatatgtatatatatatggcggccCAATAagtataaagcacacacacacacacacacacacatacatatatatatatatatatatatatatatatatgtttatatatatgtatatacatatatgtatatatatgtatgtgtatatatatatatgtacagatatgcatacatgtatgtatatgtgtgtatgtatacacacacacacacacacacacacacacacacagacacacacacacagacacacacacacacacacacacatatatatatatatatatatatatatatatatatataatatgcacatatatatatcatatgtatatatatatttatatatgtttatatatatctatatatatacacacacacacatatatatatttatatatatatatatatatatatatatatatatatatatagacacacacacacacacacacacacacacacacacacacacatatatatatatatatatatatatatatatgtgtgtgtgtgtgtgtgtgtgtgtgtgtatgtgtgtgtgtgtgtgtgtgtgtgtgtgctcgctcgctttctctctctctctctcttgctctctctctctctctctctctctctctctctctctatctctgtatatatatatatataaatatatatatatacatatatatatatatatatatatatatatatatgtatatatggcgggctttctctcgctcgctctctctctctctctctctctctctctctctctctatatatatatatatatatgtatatatatatatacatatatatataatatatatatatgtatatatgtatatatatatatatatatatatatatatatatatatatatatatatatatatgtatatgtatatatatatggcgggctcgctcgctcgctttctctctctctttctctctctctttctcgctctctctctctctctctctctctctctctctctctctctctctctctctctctctctctctctatatatatatatatatatatatatatatatatatatggagggccAATAagtataaagcacacacacacacacacgagtgtgtgtgtgtgtgtgtgtatctctctcgctcgctctctctctctccctctctctctctctctatatatatatatatacatatatatatatatatatatatatatatatatatatatataataaatatacattcatatatatatgtatatgtatatatatatggcggccCAATAagtataaagcacacacacacacacacacacatacatatatatatatatatatatatatatatatatatatgtttatatatatgtatatacatatatgtatatatatgtatgtgtatatatatatatatgtacagatatgcatacatgtatgtatatgtgtgtatgtatacacacacacacacacacacacacacacacacacacacacacacagacacacacacacacagacacacacacacacacacatatatatatatatatatatatatatatataatatgcacatatatatatcatatgtatatatatatttatatatgtttatatatatatatatatatatatatatatatatatatatatatatatatgtgtgtgtgtgtgtgtgtgtgtgtgtgtgtgtgtgtgtgtgtctgtgtgtgtgtgtgcgtgtgtgtgcatgtttacataaTATGATTATATCCATACATTTTGTGCAGTCAATGCACATgagtataaacatctatatacatcgCAAAATCATAAACACACCGTCACTCAAACAGCCAGAAATGAACCTGTCCGAAGTTTACTCTGAATATCACACTTGCTTGCAGGACGAGCCGAGTCCCGGAGGCTACGCGTTCACCTGTCAACACGGGCCTGAGGAGTGCAAGGGCAACATGATGCTAACATGCGCCAAGAAATACATTCCCAGTGAGGACAGATACATGGCATTCGTGAACTGCGTCATGAGGGAACGGGCAGGAGTCTGGGCAGGATATATGGTGAGGAACAGTTTTTGGTATTTTACAGTGTTTTAGCGAGAATGAGATGTTTACTTGGGTTGGTATGGGAAAAAATAATGCTTACAATATCACTTCATgagaccaatacacacacacactcacacaaacacacacacacacacacacacacacacacacacacacacacacacacacacacacacatatatatatatatatatgtgtgtgtgtgtgtgtgtgtgtgtgtgtgtgtgtgtgtgtgtgtttgtgtgtgtgtgtatgtatatatatatgtatatatataaatatgtatatttatacatatgtatatatatgtatatttatacatatatatacatacatatatatgtgtgtgtgtgtatgcatatatgtgtgtgtatgtatgtatgtatgtatatatatatagacatatacacacacacacatatatatatacatatatatatgtatgtatgtatacagtatatatgcgtcCATACACACATCTTACTCGCCAGTGCGCCCAGGAGGCAGGCATCACTTACCAAGGAATCGCCACCTGCTCGAACAGCTTCGAAGGCCAAAGGCTCCTGCATGAGGTGGGCGAGAAGCAGAGGAGGTTAAGCGTCCTCGTCTCCTATGTGCCCTTGATTTTCATCGATGGAGTAAGTGttcttttatctttgtctatctgtctttttctctttgtttctccgtctcagcctttgtttgtgtgtgtgtgtgtgtgtgtgtgtgtgtgtgtgtgtgtgtgtgtgtgtgtatgtacgtatatgtgtgtgtgtgtgtgtgtgtctctgtgtgtgtgtgtgtgtgtgtgtgtgtgtgtgtatgtgcttgcatatatagata is part of the Penaeus chinensis breed Huanghai No. 1 chromosome 2, ASM1920278v2, whole genome shotgun sequence genome and harbors:
- the LOC125035999 gene encoding GILT-like protein 1 isoform X1, with translation MFARTALAAALLAVALAAVRNGFKNDDAAPITIAVYLESQCPDSARFVTEQLHPAWLHLRDILALDINFYGKAQDEPSPGGYAFTCQHGPEECKGNMMLTCAKKYIPSEDRYMAFVNCVMRERAGVWAGYMCAQEAGITYQGIATCSNSFEGQRLLHEVGEKQRRLSVLVSYVPLIFIDGLFSVDLLDAAEANLGKLVCETYRGPKPNSCSFYEFFVQL
- the LOC125035999 gene encoding GILT-like protein 1 isoform X2; the encoded protein is MFARTALAAALLAVALAADDAAPITIAVYLESQCPDSARFVTEQLHPAWLHLRDILALDINFYGKAQDEPSPGGYAFTCQHGPEECKGNMMLTCAKKYIPSEDRYMAFVNCVMRERAGVWAGYMCAQEAGITYQGIATCSNSFEGQRLLHEVGEKQRRLSVLVSYVPLIFIDGLFSVDLLDAAEANLGKLVCETYRGPKPNSCSFYEFFVQL